Sequence from the Terriglobales bacterium genome:
AACGTCCTGTTCGCCGAGTCGTGCCGATTTGGTGTACCAACCCGGATCACGGGTTCCAATGGAAAGTACGTACTGACCTTCAGCCACATCGGTTAATTCAAAGCTACCATCCTTCTTCACACGGCCGAAGCCTCCCGACTGTTGATCCGAACTCACGGAGTCTAGATTAATCCATATGTCCTCCAAATGGAGGTCGCCTGGCCCATCAACCAGTACGCGTCCGCGAAAGTTAGCACCCCGTCCAAGCGCAAGGCTGATGGACTCGATGTCTTCGTTGCCGACTTCGATCTTCTGCCGAGCGCTATACCTGCTGTCTTCCACATGCTCGTATGCAACTAGCATGTAGCTGCCCGGTGGTACCCCTTTCAGCCGGAACTTGCCTTCGGCGTCCACGTCAGCGGAGTTGTCCATACCATAGGTTTCGACGCCTAGAAGGCTTACCCCGATATTGCTAGCAGATTTCCCGTCGGGGCCGATAACACGCCCCGAGATTTCCACGGTTCTTCCGTGTCGCATGGAGAAGTCAGCCTGCATCTCCTCGCCTGCACGGAGCGAAACCAGTTGTGCCTGGTTCACTTGGAGTACTCCGGGGTAGTACACGGGAACGTACTGCGAGCCGAGTGATTGCCGAATGAAGAAATCCTCACTCAATTGCATTCCTGACTGAGGTTCGAATGTATCCGTCGCCCTCATGTAATAGTCGCCGGGTTTAAGTCCGAAGATGCGGTATTGGCCGCGATCGTCGGTCTGCACGGACGAGGCTGGAATTAATTCTTGCTTCCTTAACGAGAACGGTTCTCCATCTTCGATCTCTTCTTCATCTGGGGCGCGCAACGCGACGACCTGGATGTTAGCCATCGGTTCTCCGTCCTCATCGCTTACACGACCAGTGATCACCGCCGCCATAACCATGCGGAAAAGAACATCTGTCACTTCTTGCTTGGGTTGCAGTGCTAAGATCGCGCCTTTGCCAGCTCCTTTAGATTGGTATTGCTGATCCACGTAGCCTGCCCGGGTGGCGACAAACCGGTAACGGCCGGGAGGAACCTCTTTTACCCTGAACCGGCCATCGCCGTCAGAGATGGCAGCGTAAATATCGCTCGGACGACCCTGATGCTCGGGTGCGAGTGCCACATGCGCTAACTTCAGGGGATTTCCTTCAGCCGC
This genomic interval carries:
- a CDS encoding carboxypeptidase regulatory-like domain-containing protein, translated to MRSVLLLTTVIALGISLLAQTSAPISKGEKSKSATFCTVSGRVVTAAEGNPLKLAHVALAPEHQGRPSDIYAAISDGDGRFRVKEVPPGRYRFVATRAGYVDQQYQSKGAGKGAILALQPKQEVTDVLFRMVMAAVITGRVSDEDGEPMANIQVVALRAPDEEEIEDGEPFSLRKQELIPASSVQTDDRGQYRIFGLKPGDYYMRATDTFEPQSGMQLSEDFFIRQSLGSQYVPVYYPGVLQVNQAQLVSLRAGEEMQADFSMRHGRTVEISGRVIGPDGKSASNIGVSLLGVETYGMDNSADVDAEGKFRLKGVPPGSYMLVAYEHVEDSRYSARQKIEVGNEDIESISLALGRGANFRGRVLVDGPGDLHLEDIWINLDSVSSDQQSGGFGRVKKDGSFELTDVAEGQYVLSIGTRDPGWYTKSARLGEQDVLAEGLQVEKGLSGGTFEIVIGSSNAQLEGSVTEDEKPVVGAHVRIDPYPATPYNTIRRNKATTDQTGRFLFSDIAPGKYRVSAKFVASGDAQALMSDSQTVTVSEHGHKTVQLTLVPPQSQ